The Argopecten irradians isolate NY chromosome 16, Ai_NY, whole genome shotgun sequence genome window below encodes:
- the LOC138310317 gene encoding probable nuclear hormone receptor HR38, translating to MLLLQPQASYSTATSGFSSDLGSTFTTCSTQPAMSAEIGIFPTSNFPMADYSADGGFSLADSGVDTGFHGGFEAQPQSFATTSHSQTYPESYSYEGTFMFEKDSGLGKQFNVFPDSTPTSSAVEGQQPHQKYTEPIMTYEGSFQTFPAPDCGFFQQRLSSESQKPFQKHCSYTPPHDLYLAPQSTGFTDMDQKQSTFSSPQTFSENSGSYARDSSGFQGYSHPNFYSSRSLPHSESCYNISERPPVGGPAYQGEINIHSGRSQFSRRPALTIAMPSRVAESGEIQKYHIQSPTTPSTPSSTRSSPGREQPQKEALMCAVCGDNAVCQHYGVRTCEGCKGFFKRTVQKNAKYVCLADKSCPVDKRRRNRCQFCRFQKCLAVGMVKEVVRTDNLKGRRGRLPSKPKSPQESPPSPPVSLITSLVRAHVDTSPDIPNLDYSRFKVPSPEDSPRTTDECIRLFYDILLSCIDVIRSWAERIPGFGDLSKEDQELLFQSASLELFVLRIAYRVQPNDDKIIFDNGLVLHRLQCSSMFGDWIDSIIDFGLSLHRNTLDISSLACMSALALVTLRHGLQDPQKMEELQMKIIDCLRDHCTYNSEAQRKPHFFSLILGKVAELRSLSREGLQRMFHFKLDKVFQAPAQIESLYLSGSLPF from the exons ATGCTTTTACTTCAACCCCAG GCGTCCTACAGCACGGCTACATCTGGGTTTTCAAGTGACCTGGGATCAACCTTCACAACATGTAGTACACAACCTGCCATGTCTGCTGAAATCGGAATATTCCCGACGTCGAACTTTCCCATGGCAGACTACTCTGCGGATGGGGGGTTCTCCCTGGCCGACAGCGGGGTTGACACGGGATTCCACGGGGGGTTCGAAGCGCAGCCGCAGAGTTTCGCAACAACGAGTCACAGTCAGACCTACCCTGAATCCTACAGTTACGAAGGTACATTTATGTTCGAGAAAGACAGCGGACTGGGGAAACAGTTCAATGTGTTTCCTGATTCTACACCGACTTCGAGTGCAGTAGAGGGTCAACAACCGCATCAGAAGTACACGGAGCCTATAATGACGTATGAGGGAAGCTTTCAAACTTTCCCCGCGCCAGATTGTGGCTTTTTCCAACAGCGACTTAGCAGCGAAAGTCAAAAACCTTTCCAAAAGCATTGCAGTTATACCCCACCCCATGATTTGTATTTGGCGCCCCAATCAACGGGGTTCACAGATATGGATCAAAAGCAGTCTACCTTTTCATCGCCCCAAACATTTAGTGAAAACTCAGGATCATACGCAAGGGACAGTAGTGGCTTCCAAGGTTACAGTCATCCAAACTTTTACAGCTCCCGATCATTACCTCATTCGGAAAGTTGCTATAATATTAGTGAAAGGCCCCCTGTCGGTGGACCAGCATACCAAggagaaataaatatacattccGGACGGTCCCAGTTCTCACGAAGACCAGCCTTGACCATTGCGATGCCATCGCGAGTTGCAGAAAG CGGAGAGATACAGAAGTATCATATACAGTCTCCTACAACTCCTTCTACCCCCAGCTCGACAAGGTCGTCCCCGGGGAGGGAGCAGCCCCAGAAAGAGGCCCTCATGTGTGCTGTATGTGGGGATAATGCCGTGTGTCAACATTACGGTGTTAGAACTTGCGAAGGATGCAAGGGTTTCTTCAAG AGAACAGTACAAAAGAATGCAAAGTATGTTTGCTTGGCTGATAAAAGTTGTCCTGTGGATAAGCGTCGCCGGAACAGGTGTCAGTTCTGTCGGTTTCAGAAGTGTTTAGCAGTCGGCATGGTCAAAGAAG TTGTTAGAACCGATAATCTAAAGGGGCGCCGCGGAAGATTACCATCAAAGCCAAAGAGTCCCCAGGAATCTCCCCCATCACCACCCGTCAGCCTCATCACATCTTTAGTCCGCGCGCATGTAGACACCAGTCCTGATATTCCCAACTTGGATTACTCACGA TTCAAAGTGCCTTCTCCTGAGGATAGTCCCCGAACCACAGATGAATGTATTCGCCTCTTTTATGATATTCTCCTCTCGTGTATTGACGTCATCAGAAGCTGGGCAGAACGTATACCCGGTTTTGGTGATCTTTCTAAAGAGGACCAGGAACTTCTATTTCAATCTGCGTCACTTGAACTCTTCGTCTTACGCATTGCATACAG AGTTCAACCCAACGATGATAAGATAATATTTGACAATGGTCTGGTGTTACACAGATTACAATGTTCCTCAATGTTCGGTGACTGGATTGATTCTATCATCGATTTTGGTCTCTCTCTTCACCGAAACACCCTCGATATATCATCATTAGCATGCATGTCAGCATTAGCCTTGGTAACAT TACGGCACGGTCTGCAGGATCCACAAAAGATGGAGGAACTGCAAATGAAGATTATCGACTGTCTCAGAGATCACTGTACCTATAATAGCGAAGCGCAAAGGAAACCACACTTCTTCTCGCTCATCCTGGGCAAGGTGGCCGAACTTCGTTCTCTCAGTAGGGAAGGACTGCAACGGATGTTTCATTTCAAACTAGACAAAGTGTTCCAAGCGCCGGCGCAGATCGAATCACTATATCTTTCAGGTTCTCTCCCTTTCTAG